Sequence from the Rhea pennata isolate bPtePen1 unplaced genomic scaffold, bPtePen1.pri scaffold_32, whole genome shotgun sequence genome:
GTATGAGCAGCTGATtcccccctccatccccacTTCTTGCAAAGGGAGCATAGACAAGGAGCTCTCATGGAGATACCTCTGTGGTGCACACTTCAGCATGGGGAAGGGGAATCCCCCCTCGTATGTATTTGTGGAGTTCATGGAACTTTGTTGAAtcccactgcagcccagggGCTTCTCAACAGGCATGTGATGCCCACATTGACTCATCAGAATCAATACCTGAACCATGGCTAAACAGGCTCCCTTCTTGTTCCCATCTAGGTGTCCTGCCAAGTTAAGGGATAAGAGTAGGGGCTTCCACAGCAGAACATTTCCACTTATCATAGATAGTCATGCTCTGAGAAACTAAACTGCAATGTTGTAATcagtttctctctgctctttagAAAAGGACAGTAGGTGATTATTTTAGACTACTTTGGGgaacatttcccaggaggagggagcacaaGGGACAGAGAAAGTCATGCCTTCAGCTGGGCCCCTACTTCTGAGCAggggctcagctccagcttcTGGGACAGAGCAAGCTCATGGCAACCTGGAGGCACTGCTGAGAGACAGCTGTGTGCAGGCGCAGCTCTGCAAAGAGTAgcagggctctgggcactgcctgctgcagctgacATGAGATGAGAGAAGGCAGAGCgaagtgaaaggcagtgtgGAGTGGGAGGCCAGAAGAGAGATCACTGTGGGAGAAACCTTCACAGCCTTTGACATGGTAAGTCcctggctgcagggcaatgctACTGAGGTTCCTGGGAGCGTCTTCTGAACCCAGCCCAGCCCTTGAATCTCTCTCCTGGTTCTTCCAGCGCATAGGTGGAGGGGAAGATGCTTCAGGGCAGGGACTCCCTGCCACAGCCTCAGAGGGACAGGGTGCCCTGCTACCTTTTCCCATGGATGGCTGCAGGGGTGTGAAGgcagtgtgtgcacacatgtctCCATGGActgtaattcagagcagtgtccctGCATCTTAGGGTCCTGCATGCCTGGGGTAGCGGCTCTGCCGCCTGCaagggtcagcactcagcctgcctggggagctccccacagtgctgtggggaAAAGCTATGGGTGAGAGGCATGACCTCTGGCAGAGCAGGCTCATTCTCCTGCTGAGAGGGTGCTGCATGGGTCAAGACTGCTCACAGCTCTAGCTCACCATGAGGACATTCTGAGAGTGGAGTTTTCAAGAGGACTTGTCTCTGCATGGTGGGAATGGTAATGCAGCAGTCAGGTTTAAACAAGGGGCTAAGCCTCTTCACTGCCACTGAACGATGAATAGGCTTGCACACGCCTTCACCACTCCTCAGCCTACAGGCAGCACTAACATCAACTTGTCAGTGTCGTTGGAGATTTTCTCGTCTGCTCTTTAGCCTCTACAAACAGAGAGATGCCCCTGGGGAATTTCCTGTTGCTTGGAGGtttctgtagggcagagctgagATCACAGTGGGGGGGATGGGGTCCATCGCTCTTGGATCAGCAGAGTTGGGAAAGGGAGGGGTGTTTGGAGATTTCCGCTTCGCAAGTGGATACCACTGTCAGCACAGGCCAGTTTCCTGTAGGGTAACTTGCAGTCAAGACTGTCCCTTAGCTGAGAGAGCTGCATGCCCAAGGCAGCTGGGAATGGGACTGATGTGGAGATGTGGAGgtccctgctcctcctggcaCACTCAGCCAGCACAAACGGGAGCTCCAGACAGGGAGCTGAATGAAGGTCCTGCTGCAAAGGAGTaaagcagtgtgtgtgtgtgtgtgtgtgtgtttgtgttggTGTGGGTGGCTGTGAGAAAGGCAAAGAGTTTTGATCAGAAAGATCTCCTGACATCTActgtcttttcttgcttttgcagcCTGCCACATCCAGAGGGAGCAAGATGTCCAACAGTAGCTCCCTCAACGAGTTCCTGCTCCTGGCATTTGCCGATACATGGCAGTTGCAACTCTGGCACTTTGTGCtgttcctgggcatctacctggctgctctcctgggcaaccgcctcatcatcacagccataGCCTGTGACCACCGTCTCCACAtccccatgtacttcttcctcctcaatcTCTCCATCCTTGACCTTGGTttcatctccaccactgtccccaaatccatggccaattccctctgGAACACCAGAGCCATTTCCTAttcaggatgtgctgcccagaTCTTCTTCTTTATCATCTTCATTTCAGCAGagtattctctcctcactgtcatggcctatgatCGCTATGTTGCCATATGCAGACCCCTGCACTACAGGACCCTCATGGACAGCAAAGCTTGTGTcaaaaaggcagcagctgcctgggccagtggctttctctgtgcagtgctgcacactGGAAACACATTCTCAATACAATTCTGCCAAGGCACTGTCCtagaccagttcttctgtgaaatcccccagatcctcaagctctcctctgcagactcctacctcagggaagttgggGCTCTTGTAGTTGGTGCCTGTTTATTCTTTGGGTGTTTAGTTTTCATTGTGCTAACTtacgtgcagatcttcactgctgtgctgaggatcccctccgagcagggctggcacaaagccttttccatgtgcctccctcacctggccgTGGTCTCTCTCTTTATCTGCACCTCATtttttgcctacctgaagccccccCATTTTTCCTCCCCAACTCTGGATCTagtggtggctgttctgtactcagtggtgcctccaacactgaaccccctcatctacagcatgaggaacaaggagctcaaggaCGCCCTGAGGAAACTGCTTATATAGGTACAATGTCAGCACCAGTAACTATCCCATGTGCGCCACGCTTCCTTCACAGGGCATTTGTCATCAAGGCTCTGTGTTATGCATctctttcttaattttctctgatctattcttgtaaaatgaaaaaaaaatacattgttttggTTTGTGTCACTTCTCAGGAATCTCTCATTTCAATCTGACCCAGGCTTCCCACTTTATCAGCAGATATGGGGGAACCTCAGAGCCCACTAGTCTGAACCCCCTCAGATGCCCTCTGGGCAACACAGGTAGCTTCCCTTTGCAATGTCTTCTCCAGCACTGATACCAAGGAAGCTCAGAGGAACAGAGTCGGACTCAGATGAGTACAGACCAGGTGACACCATGGTCCTGTGTCCACTAGGAGAGCTCAGCTCCCCTGGCCACAGTCAGGGTGTGATCTGCGATCCCTCTTTGGGGAGGGTGGCAGCCAGCTGTCACTGTGGCTGGTCCCTTCCCACTGCAGTGCTCCAACACTCACAGCAGATTAggagtggggaggaggagagtcTGGAGGCAGCCTGTGGAACAGGTCCTCTgctcctcagcaccatccccaCACTGCCACAGCAGCCATTTCCTTGCCACAGCCTTCGATTAGGGGGCTGCAGATTTCCTGGAGAATCATTCACCAAGAGCAGCAAGACTTTCCCCTTTCAGAGCTGTTCTCCTAAGTTCCACACTGTCCTGCTGTGTTCTCCTGTGTGTGTATGACCTAAGTGCCCTGGTAACGTGGTGCTTCCTTGCGGATTTCTGTGAGCTCAGGCAGGACCAGGCACTGGGCACCTTTATGCCAGACCTGGCCTCCAGAGTAACATTTCCATAATGAAAGCGGATCTCCTCTGTGATGTGCCTGAGATCTGGCCTTTCTGCAGAAGGTGGAGTCAAAATTAACCTCAAGGGATTGCACCCCAAAAGGTAATGCTCTTTTTCTTGTGAGCTCCATGGGATCCAGGGGATGAGCTCAGAGTCTCTGGCTGATCTGCTAGGGACTGAGGTCTGGATTCACGGCACATCTGTCAGTGACCAGTGTAGATGGTCTCTGAATTACCTGCCCTCAGCTGTCCCACAGGTGACAGTGCTGATGACAGATGCCCATCCTCCTGGAGGGGAATCAGAGCCATGAGGAGAGCTCAGGGGAGCTCCAGGCAGAGTGTGTGCCTCAGGTGGGCAGGGAATGGAGCCTCACAAAGTGAGGGATGGTCCACAGTGGAGTAACCAGAAAGTAAAGCACTTCATCCAGATATTCCTGGGAAAACAAGGGCTCTGCAATGCCTGGAGAGGCAGTGGGGACCCAGGAGGCCCAGGGAAAGGGCACTGGGGAGTGATTCCTGCACCCTCAGTGAAACACCACCGGCTGGAGTTAGTGCCCACCTAACACATCTCCTGCCATTGCAGATGGCCTGGGGTCACTCTGAACATGGTCCCTGAGCACAGACACACGCCAGCAGTATCAGCAGTGGTCATTCCTGTCTGATGAGGTCTGCTTCTCAACCTGGCCAGCATGGCCAGGGCAGAGTCAGGAGTCACCATGTGACCCCTTGGCTCCACAGCCGCTCACTCTACAGAGAAGCCCTGCCAGCCCAGGGTCCTGTggggagcacagggcagggatTCAGGAACAGTTGGCCTGGCCAGCACGGACACACTGACCTGGGGAAGGGctttctggagagcagggaTGTCCCAGCAGAAAAGCCACGCAGCACTCAGAGATAGAAAATGAGAAGGAGAATGAGGTTTCTCTGTACTCCAGCTCGGGACAGATGGCTCTGCCTCTGGGGTAGCAGGAGCCACAGGGCCAGGgctcctgtgctgtgctgggcagaGAGGTGAGCATGGAAGGGCTGCAGGCAAACGGGGAAGGGGGTCTTCTGGGCACAAGAGCGGGAGAGGCAGAGAGTGACTGGACTCACTGTGGGGCCTCCTCCCCTTTGCTGGGAAGCTTGGGCCATGAACCATGTGGACATGAATGGTGTGGACGTGGCTGTGCCTGGCCCTGCACCTCTCGAATGCTGACCTGACCCTGTTCTCGTCCTGCTGACCCAGCACCCCATCTCTACTATGCATTTGTCTCCTCACTATAGCCAGGAAAGCCTTGGCAAGGGAAGCTGGGACATGAGCAGATCCTAGAGAAGGTTGTAACTGCAAAAGGTGACTCTATATCCATAACAGTCCACCCGATATCTGTAACAGCCACTCTATCTTGACAGCCAATTTCAAGGTGTAAGGAGAGCTTCAGATCTGGGACTCCTACACAGGTCACAGTGCATGCAGAAGTTTAGCTGCATGACAAAGCAAGGGCAGCTGCTTGGGCCTGATTTTGTGACACATAGTTGGGCAGGCAGGTTCTTCTGTACCACAGCTCGACTACTTAAGCATCATTTGTGATAGGGTTCCTGCTACAAAGAGGATGTGGTTGGGAGCAGCAAGAATGGGGCTGCTCTGTATAGGAAGGGaagcagagccaggagcagagggcaccagcaaggcaggcagggcagggaccCACCCATGGGAGGTGCCATCCCGCAGTGCCTGGAcaacaggagcagagcaggctgggagATGATAACTGGGGCCAGGCACAGTCCAATAACAGCAAGACAGGACTGGAGGACTCCAGTCGGCCCTACTTTGTGTGGGAGGCTGGACAGGAGACCTCCAGAGGCCCCCTCCCACTGAAACTCCTCTGTGACTCCATGAACTCTTGCTCTTCAGCCTCTGCTTCAGAAGCACTGCAAGCTCACTGTGCATGGGAAGCCCATGAACGTCCCTGTGCTCCTACCCTCAAACAGGCATCCACTCCAAACCTGAAGCCTGGCCAGTGCCTTGGCCGTGCAGCCGAGGGCAGGGCTCTTCACCCCAATTTCCCTTCTTCTCACCCTGCTCCTGGCATTGGTGCTGCTGTGCCCATGTTAAAACCTCCTGGCACCAGGCTGCCCTGGGGCCCAAGGTGGCCCCAGCTCCCTCCAGGGCTGCACTGGAGCCTTTCAGGAGTGAGCTGAAGTGGTGCTGGCACTGCCAGGGTGGATGAAGAGAGGGCAGCTCCCCTCTGCCATGCTGGGGCAGGGTCTGGGTCTGGGCACAGTGTTTCCCTCGGGACCTCCCAGAGAAGTTGCTCAGGGAGATCCTCCAcctctgcctggcagcagcaccagtGCTCAGGGTGTCAGGCAGGACATGCACagatgggagaaggaggaggagctcCACAGGGGGAACACCCTTCATGGCCTGGTGCCTTCCCCCGGAAACCTGCATTTGTCCTGCAAGCACATggcatttttcctctcctgggCCCTTTCCAGCCCAACCCAGCCCCTCTCTGGCTCTCCTCAcatctcctgctctctccactgcccacccagcagagcagccccagatAGGATGGCCCtacagcagtgcctgctgtaGGAGGCTGCAGAGCCCTGGACACTCACCCCACAGCTCCAGCCCCTCTGAAGGACACAGCAGCtcctgtggggcagagaggggtgTGAGCCTCTCCATCAGCACCTGGGCTGGGGGTCAGCAGTAGCACAACAAATGGAGACTGATGGCTTCATGTCTCCACTGCACCTATGAGCAGGAGGTCCTTAACtctggctgcctgcagcccctttgggcagcccctctccccaggaCAGCACAAGAGTCCTGGCCCCGGAGCTCCTCAGGCAGCTCCAGTGACAGAGCAGCTTGCCCTGAACTGAGAGACATAGCAACGGGTTTTCATTTATTCCCCACTACAAGCACAAAATTGgtcctttgctcttctctgcagacaTCCTTGCTCCCCAGAGAGCCTTTCCCAAGGTCAGTGTGTCTGTGCTGGCCTGGCTGGCCGTTCCTGCACTGCTCCCCTAGGTTCCCCACAGAGCTGCAGGATcgcagtgctgctctgcagggtgAGTGGGCTATGGGGCCACTGGGTGACTCAGCACTGGCCATGATGGTCAGAGCAGAGCCAGCTGGATCACCATCATTGCACCCGACAACCTCTCCCCCTGCCCAGGATTTGTGACAGTGGAGGATGGATGGAGCAATGACAGGGCATTTCTCAGAATCACACAgagtggctgaggttggaagggacctctggagatcatctagtccacccccaccctgctcaagcagggtcacctagagcatgttataCTGGATTACATTCAGGGAGGTCTTGAATatgtccagagaaggagactccacaatctctctggaaAACCTCTTCTAGTGCTCtatcactctcacagcaaagaagatCTTCATTATGTTCAGGTGGAGACTTTCACATTGCTCAGGATGTGTTCAGAGGTGTCATGAGACCCAGCCCACTCCCCCTCCTGTGAATGAAGAGCCCTGATTTGGTGCATTCCTTGGTTTGTccctttccttttgattttgaGGGTCTCCACTCTGGAGAGTGTCAGTCCAGGCACACGCTGCCCCTGGAGTTCCCCTCTGTTTGCCAGGTGACTCCATATTCCCTTCCAGAAGAATGACCATCTGTCACCAGCCTTCTAATATGCGAGACAGTCCCCAATAGAGACctctggcccaggcagctgctgccattctgacacaagctctgctgtccatgattgtgccatagtgcaggggtttgcagatggcaacatagcggtcataggccatgacagtgagaAGATAgtactctgctgaaaacaagaagataaccaggaagacctgggcaacacatcctgagtaggaaatggacCTGGTGTTCcagagggaattggccatggatttggggacagtggtggagatggagccaaggtcgaggatggagaggttgagaaggaagaaatacatgggggtgtggagacGGTGGTCACATGCTacggctgtgatgatgaggctgttgcccaggagggcagccatgtagatgcccaggaagagtgagaagtgcaagagctgcagctcccgggtTCCCGCAAGTGGCAGGAGAAGGAACTCattgagggagctgctgttggacatttgctgCTTTGGGGCACAGGGCAACTGTCCAAGGGGGGAAAGACAGTGACCActtcttttctctgagaaaaactttcaaattttcttagaaatactACCCACTTAGCCACCCACCCCACAGTAcagacaaatttcttttctccttctcaggaAGACCTTCGTTCAGCTCCTCAGCTTCAGTTCCATCTAAGTGTTCTGGAAGGAGCGGAGGCCTGTCCTACTTTACAGCAGGTAGTATGTGGGGCTGGTTTGTGATGGCTCTGATTTTCACAATTGATGTGCCCacctttaaaggaaaagatctCTTAATATCCTTACATACAGTTCTACAGAATTTGTGCTGCATACAGAGTGGcatttttttacagttatttgTTTGTAGATTTTTAGATTCTTCCATCACATCTGGTGAGTGGTCTTTTTAAGGACAgatgatttcatttctgcaaggatgaaaaaaaaagagagaggagaaagtggATTGTAGTAAATGCTGAGTCAGGAGTGCTGTTGAGTCCTCCTGCCTTgctcccagctgccctgtgcttgCACTTGCATTACCCGAAGGATGATTTCACCCACAAGTTACtctaaaaaaagacattgaacTCTGATGAGATCAGGGGAGGCTGGTTTCAAAGCACAGAACTAACTCTGCTCTCTTTCACAGCCCGAGGTGGAGATGTGATGGAGAGAACAGAACATTGCTCCTGACATACATGATTCGACCAAGGACTCTGTGAGCTGACTGCTGAGAGTGGAGGAAACTCTCAACACTTCCATTCTAGCCGAGGAAACGCTGGGTTCACTTCAGCTGCACACATATGAAGGTGCTCAGGAGCATTTTCTGGTGTTAGTACCTCCTGAACTACTTGCAATGGATCTCCAGCATTGCTAAGATCCAGTGGGAGAGCTTTgtccttctggagggcagctttCAAACCCAGCAGGACACCGTAAGGACTCACTCACATGTCCTGAAAAGGAGATCTTCTAAAGGGAGAGTCAAGTCGTTCCCCAGACCCTCAAATCACATTTCCCAGCACCCTGGGATGAGAACAGGCTGTGGGCACCTCAGCCCTCTGCAGACACCTCCATGGGAGGACCTCAGGGTGGGTGTCTGAATTTGTAGCTGAACCTCCAGCTGACAGCAAGTacaagagcagaaagggagagggaggaccACGGGAGAGTTGCCTGAGTCCAGCCTGCCACAGTGTTTCTGTGGGCACTTTCCTCACGTTTCCCGAGAATCTCTCAGCTCCCTGGAGCTGTCCCCACTGGGTGCTCTTTCTCTGTCCCCACGTCTGTACCCTGTCAGTGCTCCCTGACCCCATGCCACCCACGGGGCATTTGGCTCTGCCCTACAGACTCCTTCTGGCCAAAGGGCCCAGCCCAGGGGCATCTCTGTGTGTGCAAGACCTAAGGAGCAGGGGAGACTAAGCATGATGAGACTGGTGAGGGCTGCAAAGGtgatattgctgctgctggcagatgAAAAGGTAGCTGAAGGAGCTTTCTGGGGTCCTTGTAGACCTATTGGTCCCTCACAGGAATACTGCAGAACTCTCTTCCAGTCACCTAAGCCCAAACCATCCTTTCCAGTTTGTGCCCTGCcaaagatataaaacaaaatcagagccTCAGGAGGGtgccttccctttcaggcaAGCCTGCCATGCATGTTAGAAACCAGGAGAGTGATCCGTAAAAAGCCTTCCAGACATGGGATGGGCTGCGTTCAGAAAACCCCTCCAGGAATCTCAGTGGTGttgtcctgcagccagagacttaccgtgtcaaaggctgtgaagatttctcccacagtgagctctcctctggcctccCACTCCACACCGCCTTTCACTTCTCATCTCCTGTCCACAGTCAGTGCCTACAGCCtagagccctgctgctctttgcagaggagctgctcctggacaccGCTGTCTCTCAGTAATGCTTCCAGGTTGCCATGGGCTCCCTCTGTCCCaggagcccggccccgctcagGAGCAGGGGGCAGCTGAAGACAggaatttctctgtgccttgtgctccattctcttgGGAAATCGTCCCTGAAGTAGACCGAAATAATCACCGATGGTCCCTCTCTAAGCCCTGAAGGAAGACTGATTCCAGcattacaatttatttcatcagagaaTGGTTATCTGCAAGAGATGGAAATCTCCCACTCGGGAAGCCCCTGTTCAATCTCTTAACTAGGCAGGACACCTGGaaaggggcaggaagggagctcGTTTAGCCATGGTTCAGGTATTGGTTCTGATGAGTGTTTCAGTGCATCGCATGTCTGTTTAGAAGCCCCTGAACTGCAGTGGGACTCAGATCCCTCCCATGACCTccacaggcacagagaaggTGGGATTCCCCTTGCCTGAGCAGAAGTGTGCACAACAGAGATGTTTGCCTGTGAACTCCTTGTCTGAACTGCCATTACAATCACTGGAGATGGCGGGTGGGAGTCAGTCCCTCACACACAAACCTCTGGTGTTAATTAAAGAGACAGAGTTAAAGAGACAGCTAAGAGTTAAGGAGACAGTTCAAGTATCTGTTTGCACTGATGGAGCAACTACAAGAATCACACCCTTCTGGAGCATGAGGTAGGAGCCGGCGGGGAATTTCCTTGGCCATGACACTAGATGTCTAACACTGCTGGAGCCCCACTCACTGCGAAGCTGAGACACAAACTGATCCCTGCAGTGCAAAATACTGATGTGATTCAGTGCAGACTCTTGATTTAATGACGTAAAATAGGCTGGAAGGTCCATACCGGATACCTGGGTTGTCCAGCACCACTGTGTATTTCTCACAGATACAGCGTGGCACCTACAGGAAAATCATGTCCCTTGGGCATGTGTGCTGGGCAAGTGCCCAGGGCATCTTGGGTTTCCTACCTGTGCCCAAACAGATGAGTCCTACCTCTGCCCTTAGGCACAGTCAGTATCGTCCACATCCAAGCGTGCTGTGTaaatgggaggcacatcacaccgGGGTCTCCACTCCAGTCTCGGCACTCTCACATCCTTCTAGCTCTCCTGTCCCTGAGCCTCTTCTCACTTGCTCAGATGATATGAACAGGGACTGGACTAATGGTCTCCACAAAGTGGTTGGATCATGGGCTTTCCAAGGCCTGGGAATTGCTCAGTAGCACcttgtccttcctggagatcaGTTCACCTCTGACACAGGCCCCACGATGCTGCAGAGTCAGCTCAGGCAGCAAACCCattcctgcacagcccagctgtttttctccctggcctcgggcactgcagggtttgctctcTTAGTGGGAACATCCTTTCACCATAACATTGCCACCTGCTTTGTATGCCAGCATGTCCCTGCTCTGAAGTGGGATCATCATGCACACACTGTCCTTGGCCCTTGATAACAGGTTTCACCATCACAAGTCTGATTGAAACATTGCTAGAATGACTAAGATGTGGTGAGATCACTCGCATGACTGAAAGGAACCAATTGTATGGTAGAAGGTCTTCAGGAGAGAACAAGGGAGAAGATGAGGAAGTGGAGTGTCCTTTGTGTGAAGGGGCAGCTCAGATGTGCggagctcttccatgggagagaCAAGTGTTTGGGTAAGCACCAGAGTCAGGGTGACATTGTGATGGGAGCTAGACCACCTAATCAGGGTGACGAAGTCAATGCAATGTGAGCAAATCTGTGGATCACAGGCCCAAGTGATcttgtggggcagggaggggagtgGACTTCAATCTCACAGACATTCTCTGGAAAGGTGAACAGCAGGGTGGAAGCAGGCTGGGAGGTTTCTGGAGGGCACCAGGGACAGCTTCTTTGCACAGTTGCACAATGGGGCAGTACTCATACTTCCCTCTGTCTGCAATTCCAACAGGGAGGAACTGATCAAGGATGGGACAGTCAGTGTCATGCTTTCCTAGAGTGACcatgaaaaagcagagttctATGTCCTGAACAGAATGAGGAAGGATAATAACGGAGCTCAGACCCCGGACTTCAGAGAAGTAGACCTGGGCCTGCTCAGGGGACTGGTGGGGGCCCAGGAGCTCCGGAAAGCCAGCAGGTCTGTAAGGACAGCACCTGCCAAGCACAAGAATGGGCCATAGCGATACTCAGTAAATCTAGTAGAAATCTTGGGAGATTGGCTCGGCTACACTGAGAAATCAGGATTGAGCTCCAGAGCAAAAAGTCTGCATGTAAGAAttggaaagagggagaggataaaaaaaaaaaaaaaaaaaagaagaagaagaaatcagaaaaattgtcCAGCAAAGCAGGGATGGTCTTAGGGAAGCCAAAGCTCTGCTAGGATTGGACTTGCAAGGTATGTCAATGGCATCAAGAAGAGCTGCTACCTCTTCAGTtacagcaaaagaggaaaaaggaaaatgtgggctcaCTGCTGGTTCGGGCAGGGAATCTAGTAACAGAAGATGCAGGTAGGTCTGAGGAGCTCTGTGCCTTCTTGGCCCCACTCTCCACCAACAAGGTCTCCTGGGCTGTTTTGCCTGGAGTCAggacttcagaggaaaaaaacagccacaGATGGAACAGGGTTCAGTGAGGTATTATTGGCAAGATCTCAACCCCTGCAAGTCTCTGGAACTGGATGGGCTGAATCAGAGGACACTGAGAGGGCTGGCCAATATCGTAACAAGGGCAGTCGCTATCTTCTTTATGAAGGCTGTGGAGATCAGGGGAGGTCCCAACAACTAGAAGAAGGAATATGCTGTGCCCATCTTCCAAAAAGCCCACGAGGACCActtggggagctgcaggccctTCAGTCTCATTTTGGTGAAGAGTGTTTCATGGAGTGAGTCCTCTTGCATCACATTCCTGGGCatgtgaaggaggaggaggaggaggaggtaatGGATTTACTGAAGATAAATCattcctgagcaacctggttgCTTTCATGATAAAAGTTCTGTACTtgtggaagagaggagaggagaggagaggagaggagaggagaggagaggagaggagaggagaggagaggagaggagaggagaggagaggagaggagaggagaggagaggagaggagaggagaggagaggaggttATTTGCTGTGATTTAACTAGGCGTCTGATGGTATCTCACACTATTTTCTTGCATACAAGTAAGGCATTACACTCCACTGGGTAGGCAGCCGGATGGGTAAAAAGCTGGCTGGATGATCAAGCTCAGAGGGCTTTTGTGAATGGGTTTGGCTTTACCTGGAAGCCAGTGACGAGTGAAGTATGCAAGTGTCCATACTGGGACTTGTCCTGTTTAAcaacttcatcagtgacctCGAGGACACAACTCTCATCACATTTGCAGATGGCACCTAATCAGGAAAACGGTCATAAGCTTGAGGGCTGCCATCCAGATGGACCTCAGCAGGGGAGAGGAACGGGCTGCCAGGAACGTTGTGTTGACTGTGGAATGGAAGCTATGGCCATGCACAACATCATCATTTGATGT
This genomic interval carries:
- the LOC134154529 gene encoding olfactory receptor 14A16-like, with the protein product MSNSSSLNEFLLLAFADTWQLQLWHFVLFLGIYLAALLGNRLIITAIACDHRLHIPMYFFLLNLSILDLGFISTTVPKSMANSLWNTRAISYSGCAAQIFFFIIFISAEYSLLTVMAYDRYVAICRPLHYRTLMDSKACVKKAAAAWASGFLCAVLHTGNTFSIQFCQGTVLDQFFCEIPQILKLSSADSYLREVGALVVGACLFFGCLVFIVLTYVQIFTAVLRIPSEQGWHKAFSMCLPHLAVVSLFICTSFFAYLKPPHFSSPTLDLVVAVLYSVVPPTLNPLIYSMRNKELKDALRKLLWNRSSAPQHHPHTATAAISLPQPSIRGLQISWRIIHQEQQDFPLSELFS